The proteins below are encoded in one region of Vulpes lagopus strain Blue_001 chromosome 10, ASM1834538v1, whole genome shotgun sequence:
- the LOC121500918 gene encoding dihydrofolate reductase-like — translation MRVLFSPFSLIKEGNLAICKNTGWTLRVLRWWGPSGAGRGRGKGSRLPGVRAARVHTLNRIVAVSQDMGIGRNGDLPWPPLRNEFKYFQRITTNSSVEGKQNLAIMGWKTWFSIPEKNRLLKDRINIVLSRDLKEPPQGAHFLAKSLDDALKLTEQPESANKVDMDWIVGGSSIYKEAMNKPGHLRLFVTRIMHEFESNTFFPEIDLEKYKLLPEYPGVLSDVQEEKGIKYKFVVYEKKD, via the exons ATGCGGGTTTTATTTAGCCCCTTCtctttaataaaagaaggaaatctagcTATTTGCAAGAACACAGGATGGACTTTAAGGGTGTTACG gtggtggGGGCCGAGCGGGGCTGGGCGGGGTCGTGGCAAGGGCAGCAGGCTGCCTGGTGTCCGCGCCGCCAGGGTGCACACACTGAACCGCATCGTCGCCGTGTCCCAGGACATGGGCATCGGCAGGAACGGGGACCTGCCCTGGCCCCCGCTCAGGAATGAATTCAAGTATTTCCAAAGAATAACCACGAACTCCTCTGTGGAAGGTAAACAGAATTTGGCGATTATGGGTTGGAAGACATGGTTCTCTATTCCTGAGAAGAATCGACTTTTAAAGGACAGAATTAATATAGTTCTCAGCAGAGACCTCAAGGAACCTCCACAAGGAGCTCATTTTCTTGCCAAAAGTCTGGATGATGCTTTAAAACTTACTGAGCAACCAGAATCAGCAAATAAAGTGGACATGGATTGGATAGTGGGAGGCAGTTCTATTTATAAGGAAGCCATGAACAAACCAGGCCATCTTAGACTATTTGTGACAAGGATTATGCATGAATTTGAAAGTAACACATTTTTCCCAGAAATTGATTTGGAGAAATATAAACTTCTGCCAGAATACCCAGGTGTTCTTTCTGATGTCCAGGAGGAGAAAGGCATTAAGTACAAATTTGTAGTATATGAGAAGAAAGATtaa